A genomic stretch from Anaerolinea thermophila UNI-1 includes:
- a CDS encoding cytochrome c biogenesis protein: MKTQPRLLVFTDVLALLAMLIATGMVFLYAPIERVMGPVQKVFYFHVATGWVGMLGFLVAVIAGIAYLITRKSHWDLVGVGAIEIGLVFMLINIITGSIWARPIWNTWWTWDPRLTTATIMELVYAAYLLLRQGIDDPEKRARFGAVYAIVGFISVPLTFFSIRIYRTIHPVVIGGADPTVTGSFSMTPPMAQTFMVSLIAFSILFISLLWHRIRLGELAQRVEQLRLKWMR, from the coding sequence ATGAAAACACAACCTCGTTTGTTGGTCTTTACAGATGTTCTGGCTCTCTTAGCCATGCTGATAGCAACGGGTATGGTCTTCCTCTATGCTCCTATTGAACGAGTGATGGGACCTGTTCAAAAGGTCTTTTATTTCCACGTTGCCACGGGATGGGTGGGAATGTTGGGGTTCCTGGTGGCGGTTATAGCCGGGATAGCATACCTGATTACCCGCAAATCTCATTGGGACCTTGTGGGGGTAGGCGCGATTGAGATTGGTCTGGTTTTCATGCTGATTAATATCATTACAGGCTCTATCTGGGCACGACCCATTTGGAACACCTGGTGGACATGGGATCCGCGTTTGACCACTGCCACAATTATGGAACTCGTCTATGCCGCTTACCTTTTGCTCCGCCAGGGTATTGATGACCCTGAAAAACGTGCACGGTTTGGTGCGGTGTATGCCATTGTGGGCTTCATCAGCGTTCCATTGACATTTTTCTCCATCCGAATTTATCGTACCATTCATCCGGTAGTTATTGGGGGGGCAGATCCCACGGTGACGGGGTCCTTCTCCATGACACCGCCAATGGCGCAAACTTTTATGGTTAGCCTGATAGCCTTTTCGATTTTATTCATCAGTCTGTTGTGGCACCGTATTCGTCTGGGAGAGTTAGCCCAGCGGGTTGAGCAATTACGTTTGAAATGGATGCGTTAG
- a CDS encoding heme exporter protein CcmB: MKGFLRAMLAVLWKDLAAEMRSRELLSAMLVFALLVIFIFNFALDLEPATRASITSGVLWVTFIFAGTLGLNRSLAIEKDRGCLDGLLLAPVDRAAIYFGKTAANMIFMLVVAAIVLPVYSIFYNVNLVARPGLLLVILLGAEGYTAIGTLLATMAVQTRTRDMLLPILLFPVVIPVLVAAVKASAGFLQALPFEEIQPWLNLLVTYDVVFTAIAFMVFDSIVEE, from the coding sequence ATGAAAGGTTTCCTTCGGGCTATGCTGGCAGTGCTCTGGAAAGACCTTGCTGCTGAAATGCGCAGTCGGGAATTGCTTTCTGCCATGCTGGTTTTTGCGCTTTTGGTCATTTTTATTTTTAACTTTGCCCTCGATCTTGAACCTGCAACCCGTGCCAGTATTACCTCAGGTGTGCTTTGGGTCACTTTCATTTTTGCCGGTACTTTAGGGTTGAATCGCTCCCTGGCTATCGAAAAAGATCGCGGATGTCTGGATGGGTTACTGCTGGCTCCAGTGGATCGTGCAGCGATTTACTTTGGAAAAACTGCGGCAAACATGATCTTTATGCTTGTGGTTGCTGCGATTGTCTTGCCAGTGTATAGCATTTTCTACAATGTTAATTTGGTTGCCCGGCCGGGTTTGCTTCTCGTCATTCTCCTTGGGGCGGAAGGATATACTGCGATAGGGACCTTGCTGGCTACCATGGCGGTGCAAACGCGCACTCGCGATATGCTCTTGCCTATTTTACTTTTCCCGGTGGTTATCCCGGTGCTGGTTGCTGCTGTTAAAGCCTCGGCAGGCTTTTTGCAAGCCTTACCTTTTGAAGAAATTCAACCCTGGTTGAATTTGCTGGTTACGTATGACGTGGTTTTCACCGCAATTGCCTTTATGGTATTCGATTCCATTGTGGAGGAATAA
- the ccmA gene encoding heme ABC exporter ATP-binding protein CcmA produces MENRALIEVQGLVKRFGPKVVLRGLNFSVLPGEFVALLGPNGAGKTTFLRILASLSSPSMGVVRVAGYLLPREAAAVRRRLGVVSHLPLLYGDLTAEENLRFFGKMYGVNPLEERIREVLRQVGLEKRAKDLVRTFSRGMQQRLAIGRAILHDPDVLLLDEPHTGLDQDACEMLDAILREESSRGRTIVMTSHDLARVEDLSSRFDVLSRGIICASALKQDIPQDGLLAFYRHALGNGQVQRGVE; encoded by the coding sequence ATGGAAAACCGTGCATTGATTGAAGTGCAGGGTTTGGTCAAACGTTTTGGTCCCAAAGTGGTGTTGCGGGGGTTGAATTTTTCTGTTTTGCCCGGGGAGTTTGTGGCGCTTTTGGGTCCAAACGGTGCCGGCAAAACCACTTTTCTTCGTATTCTGGCGTCGCTGTCAAGCCCAAGTATGGGGGTTGTTCGTGTAGCCGGGTATCTCTTACCCAGAGAAGCTGCAGCAGTTCGCCGGAGATTGGGAGTGGTTTCCCATCTACCTCTGTTATATGGCGATTTGACGGCTGAGGAAAATCTTCGATTTTTTGGAAAGATGTACGGGGTAAATCCGCTGGAGGAGCGTATTCGGGAGGTGCTTCGGCAGGTGGGCTTGGAAAAACGCGCCAAAGATCTGGTCAGAACCTTCTCCAGAGGAATGCAACAAAGATTAGCCATAGGACGAGCCATTTTGCATGACCCGGACGTGCTTCTCCTGGATGAACCTCATACCGGGCTGGATCAGGATGCTTGCGAAATGTTAGATGCCATCTTAAGAGAGGAGTCAAGTCGTGGTCGTACCATCGTGATGACTTCACATGACTTGGCGCGTGTAGAGGATTTGTCCTCGCGTTTTGATGTGCTCTCTCGAGGCATTATTTGTGCGTCTGCCTTAAAACAGGATATACCTCAGGATGGACTGCTGGCATTTTACCGCCATGCGCTCGGAAATGGGCAGGTTCAAAGGGGGGTAGAATGA
- a CDS encoding c-type cytochrome: MRRLFRQFSLLVWLLLFLLTGCSGWSLAADVTPPPNYTPQAPRPVAQSVAEPSSLFPLVPPDPAQGKVIYEEKCLPCHGEKGVGDGPQAMNLPNPPPPIGSLEVAQNARPADWYAVVTSGRLDRFMPGFSESLSDRQRWDVVAYVLSMSISSSAVEQGKSLFATQCAECHGEDGKGMGAETNLSRQELLSNRSLQELVEVMRNGKGTMPPVAGLSNEDLLGVAMYLRTLSFTMVPQEEISRSTPESQPSSEAVADQPLSKVVIKGMVKNSRGEAVADVPVTLYVYSGMEMTLERSTTTGTDGTYRFEDVPYEAQQIYIAQATFGGATFNSEVFHGIDAQGTELVLPITVYETTSDVSLVKVERLHIFFDFSIPGKVQVAELYIFSNTGDKVVVPASPDQPALRFPLPEGAANLQFDQGKIGERYVMLDGGFGDLTPIAPGQGSYQVLFSYELPYERKTSINLTMPFDVTAAVVLLPQSGVKLQSKQLMPMGQRNVQDMTFEMFTAGNLQAGSALDIQLSGKPGGNTGNASGWVSIVVGAVMFGLALIGSGYWLIRQRRRAQQDVPEIPTGETEDALLDAIIALDDLYQAGKLPEKVYQKRRTELKHRLEAVRGIKKE; encoded by the coding sequence ATGCGGAGACTGTTCCGTCAATTTTCATTGCTGGTATGGCTGTTGCTCTTTCTTCTTACAGGTTGTAGTGGATGGTCTTTGGCGGCAGATGTCACGCCACCGCCGAATTACACTCCCCAGGCTCCACGTCCGGTAGCGCAATCGGTCGCCGAGCCTTCGTCGTTATTCCCTCTCGTTCCTCCTGATCCTGCCCAGGGGAAGGTTATTTATGAGGAGAAATGTCTGCCCTGTCATGGCGAAAAAGGCGTGGGGGATGGACCTCAAGCCATGAACTTGCCCAACCCACCGCCTCCCATCGGGAGTCTTGAAGTTGCTCAAAATGCTCGTCCCGCAGATTGGTACGCGGTGGTGACTTCCGGGCGATTGGATCGCTTTATGCCCGGCTTTTCCGAGTCGTTGAGCGATCGTCAGCGATGGGATGTGGTGGCCTATGTCCTGTCAATGAGCATTTCATCCAGCGCGGTGGAGCAGGGTAAATCCCTCTTTGCGACTCAGTGCGCTGAATGTCATGGAGAAGATGGAAAGGGCATGGGGGCAGAAACAAACCTTTCTCGTCAAGAATTATTGTCGAATCGTTCTCTCCAGGAACTTGTAGAGGTAATGAGGAATGGAAAAGGGACTATGCCTCCTGTGGCTGGGTTGAGCAATGAGGACCTGCTTGGGGTAGCCATGTATCTGCGTACCCTGTCCTTCACAATGGTTCCTCAGGAAGAAATTTCCCGGTCTACACCCGAGAGTCAACCCTCTTCTGAAGCGGTTGCCGATCAGCCTCTCTCAAAAGTTGTCATAAAAGGGATGGTAAAGAATTCCAGAGGTGAAGCCGTAGCCGATGTTCCGGTGACGTTATATGTATATAGTGGCATGGAAATGACACTTGAGCGTTCAACAACTACTGGCACGGATGGAACTTACCGTTTTGAAGATGTTCCCTATGAAGCCCAACAAATTTACATTGCACAAGCCACTTTTGGAGGTGCTACGTTTAATTCTGAAGTTTTCCATGGAATAGATGCTCAAGGAACTGAACTGGTTTTGCCAATAACTGTGTATGAGACGACTTCTGATGTCAGCCTCGTAAAAGTTGAACGTTTGCACATTTTCTTTGATTTTTCCATTCCTGGAAAAGTACAGGTCGCCGAACTGTATATCTTCTCGAATACGGGGGACAAAGTAGTGGTGCCAGCATCCCCTGATCAGCCCGCTCTGCGTTTCCCCTTACCAGAAGGAGCGGCTAATTTACAATTTGATCAGGGAAAAATTGGTGAGAGGTATGTAATGCTGGATGGCGGTTTTGGCGATTTGACTCCCATTGCGCCAGGGCAGGGTTCATATCAGGTTTTGTTTTCCTATGAACTGCCTTATGAACGCAAAACCAGCATTAACCTTACCATGCCCTTTGATGTCACCGCCGCGGTAGTCCTGCTACCTCAATCGGGTGTGAAACTTCAAAGCAAGCAACTGATGCCGATGGGGCAACGCAATGTTCAGGATATGACCTTTGAAATGTTTACCGCAGGCAACCTGCAAGCCGGTTCTGCACTGGATATTCAACTCTCTGGAAAACCTGGAGGAAACACTGGAAATGCTTCCGGATGGGTTTCTATTGTGGTTGGGGCTGTGATGTTCGGGTTGGCGCTGATCGGGAGCGGTTACTGGTTGATCCGTCAACGTCGGCGAGCACAGCAGGATGTTCCCGAGATCCCAACCGGCGAAACCGAGGATGCACTGCTGGATGCCATCATTGCGCTGGATGATTTGTATCAGGCAGGAAAGTTACCCGAGAAGGTTTACCAGAAACGCCGCACGGAGTTGAAGCATCGCCTGGAAGCCGTCCGGGGTATAAAGAAAGAGTGA
- a CDS encoding zinc ribbon domain-containing protein — protein MDAGSLLIILAVTVIVGAFIARPFFVVEKKSRVPLVNNPVEHQYSALLAEKERLAQALQELDFDNALGKIPQEDYPLMRAALLKQAAEVLQALEKLEQEIGFHGVSVEKEVPGAVQVEQSSDDIEELIRLRRKQRQERSSGFCSKCGNPVQKSDRFCPRCGNALVMLGEEK, from the coding sequence ATGGATGCTGGTTCATTGTTGATTATCCTTGCGGTTACAGTAATCGTAGGGGCTTTTATTGCCCGGCCTTTTTTTGTGGTTGAGAAGAAAAGCCGGGTACCCCTGGTGAATAACCCCGTAGAGCACCAGTATTCTGCTTTACTGGCGGAAAAAGAGCGACTTGCTCAGGCGTTGCAGGAACTGGATTTTGACAACGCTCTTGGCAAAATTCCTCAAGAAGATTATCCGCTCATGCGCGCTGCTTTACTTAAGCAAGCCGCTGAAGTTCTGCAGGCTCTGGAAAAACTTGAGCAGGAAATTGGCTTTCACGGAGTGTCTGTTGAAAAAGAGGTTCCAGGGGCTGTCCAGGTTGAACAATCTTCGGATGATATTGAGGAGTTGATTCGTCTGCGACGGAAGCAACGCCAGGAGCGGTCTTCCGGTTTTTGCTCGAAGTGTGGAAACCCGGTTCAGAAGTCCGATCGTTTCTGTCCTCGTTGCGGCAATGCTCTGGTTATGTTGGGTGAGGAGAAATAA
- a CDS encoding TlpA family protein disulfide reductase translates to MSESTVPEGRRLPTWIIVLSLIVLLAFLGLIGWGLKRSMSGPISIGQKVPEFQMTTFDGQTLRSTDFAGKVIVLNFWASWCKPCEQEARELEEAYQYYKDSGFFWA, encoded by the coding sequence ATGAGCGAGTCCACCGTTCCTGAAGGGCGAAGACTGCCTACCTGGATTATTGTTTTATCACTGATTGTGCTGTTGGCTTTCCTGGGCTTAATTGGGTGGGGTTTAAAACGTTCGATGAGTGGTCCTATCTCTATTGGACAAAAAGTGCCAGAGTTTCAAATGACCACCTTTGATGGACAAACCCTGCGAAGTACAGATTTTGCCGGAAAAGTAATTGTGCTTAACTTTTGGGCTTCATGGTGTAAACCCTGTGAACAGGAAGCCCGTGAGTTGGAAGAGGCCTATCAGTACTACAAGGACTCGGGGTTTTTCTGGGCTTAG